One Aphelocoma coerulescens isolate FSJ_1873_10779 chromosome 8, UR_Acoe_1.0, whole genome shotgun sequence genomic region harbors:
- the BARHL2 gene encoding barH-like 2 homeobox protein isoform X2, producing the protein MEGPSGSSFGIDTILSGGSTGSPGVMNGDFRPHGDGRSADFRSQATPSPCSEIDTVGTAPSSPISVSMEHPEPHLGVAESLPPPPHHLHLGPHPPPPPPPSLQPSPPQPPPPQLGSASSGPRTSTSSFLIKDILGDSKPLAACAPYSTSVPSPHHTPKQEGSAAPESFRPKLEQEDGKAKLDKRDDTQGDIKCHGTKEEGDREISSSRDSPPVRAKKPRKARTAFSDHQLNQLERSFERQKYLSVQDRMDLAAALNLTDTQVKTWYQNRRTKWKRQTAVGLELLAEAGNYSALQRMFPSPYFYHPSLLGSMDSTTAAAAAAAMYSSMYRTPPAPHPQLQRPLVPRVLIHGLGPGGQPALNPLANPMPGTPHPR; encoded by the exons ATGGAGGGGCCGAGCGGGTCCAGCTTCGGGATAGATACGATCCTGTCGGGTGGCAGCACCGGCAGCCCCGGAGTAATGAACGGAGATTTTCGCCCCCACGGCGACGGCCGGTCGGCGGATTTTAGGAGCCAGGCCACGCCGTCCCCCTGCTCGGAAATCGACACGGTGGGGACGGCGCCCTCATCGCCCATCTCGGTGAGCATGGAGCACCCCGAGCCGCACCTGGGGGTGGCGGAAagcctcccgccgccgccgcaccACCTCCACCTCGGCCCgcacccgccgccgccgccgccgccgagtTTGCAGCCGTCGCCCCCGCAGCCACCGCCGCCTCAGCTGGGCTCGGCCAGCTCCGGCCCCAGGACTTCCAcctcttcttttttaattaaggaCATTTTGGGCGACAGCAAACCGCTAGCGGCGTGTGCACCTTACAGTACCAGCGTCCCCTCTCCCCATCACACTCCCAAGCAggagggcagcgcggccccAGAGAGCTTCAGGCCCAAACTCGAGCAGGAGGACGGTAAAGCCAAGCTCGACAAGCGCGACGACACGCAGGGCGACATCAAATGCCACG GGACAAAGGAGGAGGGCGATCGGGAGATCAGCAGCAGTCGGGACAGCCCGCCGGTGCGGGCCAAGAAGCCTCGAAAGGCACGGACGGCCTTTTCCGACCATCAGCTCAACCAGCTGGAGCGCAGCTTCGAGCGGCAGAAGTACCTGAGCGTGCAGGACCGCATGGACTTGGCCGCCGCCCTCAATCTCACCGACACGCAGGTCAAAACCTGGTACCAGAACCGGAG GACGAAGTGGAAGCGACAGACGGCGGtgggcctggagctgctggccgAGGCCGGGAACTACTCAGCGCTGCAGCGGATGTTCCCCTCGCCCTATTTCTATCACCCCAGCTTGCTGGGCAGCATGGACAGCACGACGGCGGCCGCAGCGGCCGCAGCCATGTACAGCAGCATGTATCGGACTCCCCCCGCGCCGCACCCCCAGCTCCAGCGGCCACTGGTGCCGCGGGTGCTGATCCACGGGCTGGGGCCCGGCGGGCAGCCGGCCCTCAACCCCTTGGCCAACCCCATGCCCGGCACCCCGCACCCCCGGTGA
- the BARHL2 gene encoding barH-like 2 homeobox protein isoform X1 — translation MEGPSGSSFGIDTILSGGSTGSPGVMNGDFRPHGDGRSADFRSQATPSPCSEIDTVGTAPSSPISDILGDSKPLAACAPYSTSVPSPHHTPKQEGSAAPESFRPKLEQEDGKAKLDKRDDTQGDIKCHGTKEEGDREISSSRDSPPVRAKKPRKARTAFSDHQLNQLERSFERQKYLSVQDRMDLAAALNLTDTQVKTWYQNRRTKWKRQTAVGLELLAEAGNYSALQRMFPSPYFYHPSLLGSMDSTTAAAAAAAMYSSMYRTPPAPHPQLQRPLVPRVLIHGLGPGGQPALNPLANPMPGTPHPR, via the exons ATGGAGGGGCCGAGCGGGTCCAGCTTCGGGATAGATACGATCCTGTCGGGTGGCAGCACCGGCAGCCCCGGAGTAATGAACGGAGATTTTCGCCCCCACGGCGACGGCCGGTCGGCGGATTTTAGGAGCCAGGCCACGCCGTCCCCCTGCTCGGAAATCGACACGGTGGGGACGGCGCCCTCATCGCCCATCTCG gaCATTTTGGGCGACAGCAAACCGCTAGCGGCGTGTGCACCTTACAGTACCAGCGTCCCCTCTCCCCATCACACTCCCAAGCAggagggcagcgcggccccAGAGAGCTTCAGGCCCAAACTCGAGCAGGAGGACGGTAAAGCCAAGCTCGACAAGCGCGACGACACGCAGGGCGACATCAAATGCCACG GGACAAAGGAGGAGGGCGATCGGGAGATCAGCAGCAGTCGGGACAGCCCGCCGGTGCGGGCCAAGAAGCCTCGAAAGGCACGGACGGCCTTTTCCGACCATCAGCTCAACCAGCTGGAGCGCAGCTTCGAGCGGCAGAAGTACCTGAGCGTGCAGGACCGCATGGACTTGGCCGCCGCCCTCAATCTCACCGACACGCAGGTCAAAACCTGGTACCAGAACCGGAG GACGAAGTGGAAGCGACAGACGGCGGtgggcctggagctgctggccgAGGCCGGGAACTACTCAGCGCTGCAGCGGATGTTCCCCTCGCCCTATTTCTATCACCCCAGCTTGCTGGGCAGCATGGACAGCACGACGGCGGCCGCAGCGGCCGCAGCCATGTACAGCAGCATGTATCGGACTCCCCCCGCGCCGCACCCCCAGCTCCAGCGGCCACTGGTGCCGCGGGTGCTGATCCACGGGCTGGGGCCCGGCGGGCAGCCGGCCCTCAACCCCTTGGCCAACCCCATGCCCGGCACCCCGCACCCCCGGTGA